Proteins encoded together in one Acidobacteriota bacterium window:
- a CDS encoding 5'-deoxyadenosine deaminase, whose translation MNDSLLIKGATVITLDGENNIFDGDVFVEHGRIVALGRFLTAGGYKAAEVIDGRGCVLLPGFVQTHIHLCQTLFRGAADDLSLIEWLTKRIWPMEAAHTVESIYASARLGIAELIRGGTTCALTMETVRHTDAVFAAVEESGFRATIGKCMMDKGDDIPAALREQTEASIAESLTLLDRWHGRADGRIRYCFAPRFAVSCTRKLLERVAQLSRERGVMVHTHASENKDEIEMVERETGRRNIEYLNDVGLAAPNVMLAHCVHLNSAEMKVLKQTGTHVAHCPSSNLKLGSGFAPVLEMLDQGISVSLGADGAPCNNRLDMFTEMRTAALIQKALHGAEALPSLRVLRMATIDGARALGLGSEIGSIETGKRADLTLVSVNRPHMTPHPDPVSAMVYAAQASDVETVLIDGRVLMRAGELTTLDEHEVVRDAAEMCKRLSEVLPGD comes from the coding sequence ATGAACGATTCATTGCTCATAAAAGGGGCTACCGTCATAACACTCGACGGCGAGAACAACATCTTCGACGGAGATGTGTTTGTCGAGCACGGCCGCATCGTTGCTTTGGGCCGCTTCCTTACTGCCGGCGGGTACAAAGCCGCCGAGGTGATTGATGGCCGCGGCTGCGTGTTGTTGCCGGGGTTTGTCCAGACTCACATCCATCTCTGCCAGACGCTGTTTCGAGGCGCGGCCGATGACCTTTCTCTGATCGAATGGCTCACGAAGCGAATCTGGCCGATGGAAGCCGCTCACACCGTTGAGTCTATTTACGCATCCGCGCGGCTGGGGATAGCTGAGTTGATTCGCGGCGGAACCACCTGCGCGTTAACGATGGAAACTGTCCGCCACACTGACGCTGTTTTCGCGGCAGTCGAGGAGTCCGGTTTTCGCGCCACCATAGGCAAGTGCATGATGGACAAGGGCGACGACATTCCGGCAGCGTTGCGTGAACAGACTGAAGCTTCGATCGCGGAATCGCTGACGCTCCTGGATCGCTGGCACGGCCGCGCCGATGGCCGAATACGTTACTGCTTCGCTCCGCGCTTCGCCGTAAGCTGCACCCGTAAGCTGCTCGAACGCGTTGCGCAACTGTCGCGAGAACGCGGGGTGATGGTCCACACTCACGCCTCCGAGAACAAAGATGAGATCGAAATGGTCGAACGCGAGACTGGCCGCCGGAACATCGAGTATCTGAACGATGTCGGGCTGGCGGCGCCGAATGTCATGCTCGCGCATTGCGTTCATTTGAACTCCGCCGAGATGAAAGTCTTAAAGCAAACCGGAACTCATGTCGCGCACTGCCCATCGTCAAATCTGAAACTCGGCTCCGGCTTCGCCCCTGTTCTCGAGATGCTCGATCAGGGGATTTCGGTCTCGCTTGGAGCGGACGGCGCGCCGTGCAACAACCGCCTGGATATGTTCACCGAGATGCGCACGGCGGCGCTCATTCAAAAGGCGCTTCACGGAGCGGAGGCTTTGCCGTCACTTCGGGTGTTGAGAATGGCGACGATCGACGGCGCGCGCGCGCTGGGTCTGGGTAGCGAGATCGGCAGCATTGAAACCGGCAAGCGTGCTGATCTGACCTTGGTTTCGGTGAATCGACCGCATATGACTCCTCATCCCGATCCGGTTTCTGCGATGGTGTATGCCGCCCAAGCAAGCGACGTGGAAACGGTGCTCATCGACGGCCGTGTGCTGATGCGTGCAGGCGAATTGACGACGCTGGATGAGCACGAGGTAGTTCGCGACGCGGCAGAGATGTGCAAACGGTTAAGCGAAGTGTTACCGGGCGACTGA
- a CDS encoding HEAT repeat domain-containing protein — protein sequence RATNDADNDVRQAAVQELTRGWKDDPDTLPLLKDRATNDADNDVRQAAVQELARGWKGDPDT from the coding sequence CCGCGCCACGAATGATGCCGACAATGATGTTCGGCAAGCGGCGGTGCAGGAACTGACGCGCGGGTGGAAGGACGATCCCGACACCTTGCCGTTGCTCAAAGACCGCGCCACGAATGATGCCGACAATGATGTTCGGCAAGCGGCGGTGCAGGAACTGGCGCGCGGGTGGAAGGGTGATCCCGACACC
- a CDS encoding TIR domain-containing protein — translation MAHDVFISYSSRNKTTADAVCAKLEERHIRCWIAPRDILPGSAYGASIVRAIGESRAMILVFSADSNISPHVTREVERAVGKAIPILPFRIDTVVPTDDMEYFLSATHWLDAMTPPLEAHLQRLAEVVEVLLQHSASTSSASGDVPIQAPPQAAIEKAGDKPNTLTTYLNRIREECGQTFSSELVRPDRVYVPQFASPFGDPAAEANLSDVMKEFWTNRGRRVAVLGNYGMGKTYFTWRTTLDQTDRCDNEREATIPILFPLKKFNYTASAEQEQKKKDLVDQVMEHAIYFDFPRVDRQQFVRWIEDGVVGIILDGLDELLIPRTKTWTEVVQPLLDLERAGFVITSRTSYIQTFDKELAPYSVFELLAWGAREWHQYLECSKEALAAAGGKDLLLNAVANRSNLATLTTRPLWCYMIVSIADEIPKLRDLQLSGLYQQFLDRAVKRRPLMDSLLTLAWQYCAMERFAEECARKQESSLDESQLLTILSRLFEAIGHKELKEFLTKQVRTYAFLNCDRDKKYNFGHKSFQDYFTATGIGRWMAEQSAGYQSGPPEFTTRDPFIGERPLSDEQAVFLAGVLQEAWILESLEIVPPSEGRKLHSKILLFLQKELSTDEASQIARTNLFRVYLSLVRGSDKEDQPFLNGFCLKSANLAEADLSNCTFQKVDFSDALLSRASFRGSSLGGCTFFGATIDGADFTDADLTGADLVGVEKPNLPPVFANSKGVDRARMTAREKSYLFP, via the coding sequence ATGGCCCATGATGTCTTCATCAGTTACTCTTCGCGCAACAAGACCACCGCCGACGCGGTGTGCGCAAAGCTTGAAGAACGACACATCCGCTGCTGGATCGCGCCGCGGGATATCCTCCCAGGTTCAGCCTACGGCGCGTCGATAGTTCGCGCAATCGGTGAGAGCCGGGCAATGATCCTGGTATTCTCGGCCGACTCCAACATCTCTCCACACGTAACAAGAGAGGTGGAAAGGGCGGTAGGCAAAGCCATTCCCATACTCCCCTTCCGCATCGACACGGTCGTTCCTACAGACGACATGGAGTATTTCTTGTCGGCGACTCATTGGCTCGACGCCATGACGCCACCTCTTGAGGCGCACTTGCAGAGGCTGGCGGAAGTCGTCGAGGTGCTGCTTCAGCACTCCGCCTCAACATCGTCCGCGTCTGGCGATGTGCCGATTCAGGCGCCGCCCCAGGCAGCCATTGAGAAGGCTGGAGACAAGCCCAATACGCTTACCACCTATTTGAATCGCATCAGGGAGGAATGCGGTCAGACTTTTTCCAGCGAGCTGGTTCGTCCTGATCGCGTCTATGTGCCGCAGTTCGCAAGCCCGTTCGGAGATCCGGCCGCCGAGGCCAATCTCTCAGATGTGATGAAGGAATTCTGGACAAATCGAGGGCGGCGCGTTGCCGTCCTTGGAAACTACGGGATGGGCAAGACCTACTTCACCTGGCGGACCACGCTGGATCAGACAGACCGCTGCGACAATGAAAGAGAAGCTACGATTCCGATTCTTTTTCCGCTGAAAAAATTCAACTACACCGCGTCGGCGGAACAAGAGCAAAAAAAGAAAGACCTGGTCGATCAGGTAATGGAACATGCCATCTACTTTGATTTCCCCAGGGTCGATCGACAGCAGTTTGTTCGCTGGATCGAAGACGGCGTAGTTGGGATCATTCTGGACGGGCTGGACGAGCTGTTGATCCCGCGTACGAAGACATGGACTGAGGTTGTCCAACCTCTATTGGACCTTGAACGGGCGGGCTTTGTTATTACTTCGCGTACGTCTTACATCCAGACCTTCGATAAGGAATTGGCGCCGTACTCGGTTTTCGAACTGCTGGCATGGGGCGCCAGGGAATGGCATCAGTATCTGGAATGCTCCAAAGAGGCGCTGGCGGCGGCTGGGGGCAAAGACTTGCTCCTCAACGCGGTTGCTAACAGGTCGAACCTTGCGACTCTCACCACGCGTCCGCTCTGGTGTTACATGATCGTCTCGATTGCAGACGAAATCCCGAAGCTCCGGGATCTCCAACTGAGCGGATTGTATCAGCAGTTTCTTGACCGAGCTGTGAAACGACGGCCGCTGATGGACTCACTCCTCACGCTTGCCTGGCAGTATTGCGCGATGGAGCGATTCGCTGAAGAATGCGCCCGCAAGCAAGAGTCATCGCTCGATGAGTCGCAATTGCTGACTATCCTGTCGAGGCTCTTTGAGGCCATCGGCCACAAGGAGCTGAAAGAATTCCTCACGAAACAGGTCCGCACTTACGCCTTCTTGAACTGCGACCGCGACAAGAAATACAACTTCGGCCACAAGTCCTTCCAGGATTACTTCACCGCAACGGGCATCGGTCGCTGGATGGCCGAACAAAGTGCCGGATATCAGTCGGGCCCGCCTGAGTTCACCACAAGAGACCCTTTCATCGGTGAACGGCCGCTGAGCGACGAGCAGGCGGTGTTTCTGGCGGGTGTACTTCAAGAAGCGTGGATCCTGGAGTCTCTTGAGATTGTCCCGCCATCCGAAGGGAGGAAGCTGCACTCAAAGATCCTGCTCTTCCTTCAAAAAGAACTTTCGACGGACGAAGCTTCCCAGATCGCGAGGACGAATCTGTTTCGCGTCTATTTGAGTCTCGTTCGAGGCAGCGACAAAGAAGACCAACCCTTCCTGAATGGGTTCTGTCTGAAAAGCGCCAACCTGGCCGAAGCCGACCTGAGCAATTGCACTTTCCAAAAGGTGGATTTTAGCGATGCTCTCCTGTCGCGAGCTTCGTTTCGGGGGAGCAGTCTTGGCGGGTGCACCTTCTTCGGCGCCACAATTGATGGAGCCGATTTCACGGACGCAGACTTGACCGGCGCCGATCTGGTCGGGGTTGAGAAGCCGAATCTACCTCCGGTATTTGCGAACTCCAAGGGTGTGGACCGCGCCAGAATGACGGCGCGCGAAAAAAGCTACCTCTTCCCATAA
- a CDS encoding HEAT repeat domain-containing protein has protein sequence LPLLKDRAANDDSWAVRQVAVQELARGWKGDPDTLPLLKDRAANDDSWAVRQAALQELARGWNDDPDTLPLLKDRAANDDDNNVRQAAVQELKRGWKDDPETMVWLKELPARNDA, from the coding sequence TTGCCGTTGCTCAAAGACCGCGCCGCGAATGACGACAGCTGGGCTGTTCGGCAAGTGGCGGTGCAGGAACTGGCGCGCGGGTGGAAGGGTGATCCCGACACCTTGCCGTTGCTCAAAGACCGCGCCGCGAATGACGACAGCTGGGCTGTTCGGCAAGCGGCGCTGCAGGAACTGGCGCGCGGGTGGAACGACGATCCCGACACCTTGCCGTTGCTCAAAGACCGCGCCGCGAATGATGACGACAATAATGTTCGGCAAGCGGCGGTGCAGGAACTGAAGCGCGGGTGGAAGGACGATCCCGAGACCATGGTATGGCTCAAAGAACTCCCCGCGAGGAATGACGCTTAG
- a CDS encoding HEAT repeat domain-containing protein, which produces MVIDWLIVWGVTQAAGALVRPVLEDFAKDVVNDSAKAYVKSCFGSVFKSLKKDEHGKALGKALKELVQLVDDQLRDSGVPAHETVAWADDVKEFVRSEHAQAALGQAFESSISTVDRVLLEQGWPSKVTARLPDDFDWEIVARTFSKRLKNLRAQDEDLREIYAAQAVAETAETTRQMLGIVPGFDLGAYRRALLQQYQKLQLQSLDPYSDRIAKLHSIFVEQNVRESQEYAPQLLTLPKEVRRRFLEQSGTDTRDPADLELREEMTQERLRAFHSQASHPVFEVAGDPRKERLVILGDPGSGKSSLLRYLALQWAEERADAVLLNAQLVLLIELRDYAHWPCNEAKSFLLYLHEGPTFHRINELALQEYLKSTANVVLLLDGLDEIFDENQRKWALADMQRFADEYRNVRIILTSRVIGYERSQQRLTDMGFGHFMLQDLEDGQIETFLERWHQETFTDERDRQRKLMQLEEAIERTRAIRELAGNPLLLTLMAILNRQQELPRDRARLYERSAQLLLLDWKTELLEERFPQLKEVGIGFDEKAAMLRAVALHMQTTASGERGNIIARHDLERILREYLTKTLFPNPHGLADVLVEQLRGQNFILCDLGNNHYAFVHRTFLEYFCAEAFVQQFEASLDLAYLRDQVFSAHWQDEGWHETLCLIAGLIGKKSPGHVRQIVEFLLEQTDPTYEFHHLFLAARCCQELRNPRTLGAVSVDARTELEGLLRFDFPYFYEEWGEEAERCNRLHAKAVAALVNAQLLDKPISWLSDRATKDANPAVRRAAVQELARGWKDDPETQTLVKDRAEHDDDNEMRAAAVQELARRWKNDPHTLPWLKDFAVKKDNDDLRQVAVQELARGWKDDANTLLLLKELATNDTASDVRWTAIEELARGLKHDPGTLPWLRLICGTDGDEYVRWTAVEELASGWKDDLDTLPLLKELAMNDESGSVRRVALQQVVRGWKDDPDTLPLLKDRATNDVEHVRLTAIRELPRVRKDDPATLPWLKGLYANEQNWSVRNAVVEALARGWKDDPDTLPWLKDRAMKDDNSNVHQVAVQEIARGWKDDPDTMLFLKDRASKHDTPDVRQAAVQELARGWKVDPDTLPLLKDRAANDDAPEVRQAAVRELARGWNGEPDTLRLLKDRAANDAHPEVRQAAAQQLARGWKDDPDTLPLLKDRAANDDNWAVRRAAVRELARGWNDDPDTLPLLKDRATNDADNDVRQAAVQELTRGWKDDPDTLPLLKDRATNDAD; this is translated from the coding sequence ATGGTTATCGATTGGTTGATAGTGTGGGGAGTTACCCAGGCGGCCGGCGCACTGGTCAGGCCCGTGTTGGAAGACTTCGCCAAGGATGTGGTCAACGACTCGGCGAAAGCCTACGTCAAGAGCTGTTTCGGCAGCGTCTTCAAATCGCTGAAAAAAGATGAGCATGGAAAAGCACTAGGCAAGGCGCTCAAGGAACTGGTGCAACTAGTCGATGACCAGTTGCGCGACTCCGGCGTGCCCGCGCACGAAACAGTAGCTTGGGCCGATGACGTGAAAGAGTTCGTGCGCTCAGAGCACGCGCAGGCCGCGTTGGGTCAAGCCTTTGAATCCAGCATCTCGACTGTCGATCGCGTCTTACTCGAACAGGGTTGGCCGTCCAAAGTGACTGCCCGGCTGCCGGACGATTTCGATTGGGAGATTGTCGCCAGAACGTTCAGTAAGCGGCTGAAAAACTTGCGCGCCCAGGACGAGGACTTGCGCGAGATTTATGCGGCGCAAGCCGTAGCTGAAACCGCTGAAACCACTCGGCAGATGCTAGGCATCGTGCCTGGCTTTGACCTCGGCGCGTATCGACGAGCGCTGCTCCAACAATATCAGAAGCTCCAATTGCAGAGCCTCGATCCTTATTCCGACCGCATCGCAAAGCTGCACAGTATATTTGTTGAACAGAACGTTCGTGAATCCCAGGAGTACGCGCCACAATTACTGACCTTGCCTAAAGAGGTGCGGCGCCGGTTCTTGGAACAGAGCGGGACTGATACGCGGGACCCAGCCGATCTGGAATTGCGCGAAGAGATGACCCAGGAACGGCTGCGCGCCTTTCACAGTCAGGCTTCACACCCGGTGTTTGAAGTCGCCGGCGATCCGCGCAAGGAACGGCTCGTCATTCTGGGCGATCCAGGTTCGGGCAAATCTTCGCTGCTGCGCTACCTGGCGCTGCAATGGGCGGAAGAACGAGCCGACGCGGTCTTGCTGAATGCTCAGTTGGTCTTGCTGATCGAGTTGCGCGACTACGCACATTGGCCCTGCAACGAAGCGAAGAGCTTCCTTCTCTACCTGCACGAAGGTCCAACTTTTCACCGCATAAACGAGTTGGCATTACAGGAATACCTGAAGAGCACCGCCAATGTCGTGCTGTTGCTGGACGGGCTGGACGAGATCTTTGATGAGAACCAGCGAAAGTGGGCGCTCGCCGACATGCAACGCTTTGCGGACGAGTACCGCAATGTCCGGATCATCCTGACCTCGCGGGTCATCGGATACGAGAGATCACAGCAACGTCTGACCGACATGGGCTTCGGCCATTTCATGTTGCAGGACCTTGAAGACGGCCAGATCGAAACGTTCCTCGAACGCTGGCATCAGGAAACCTTCACCGACGAACGAGACCGCCAACGGAAACTGATGCAGCTTGAGGAGGCGATTGAGAGAACACGGGCCATCCGTGAGCTAGCCGGAAACCCGTTGTTGTTGACGCTGATGGCGATTCTCAATCGGCAACAGGAACTGCCCCGCGACCGTGCGCGCCTGTACGAGCGCTCGGCGCAATTACTGCTGCTGGATTGGAAGACGGAACTGCTGGAAGAACGTTTTCCGCAACTGAAAGAGGTTGGGATTGGGTTCGACGAGAAAGCGGCGATGTTGCGAGCCGTCGCCCTTCACATGCAGACCACTGCGTCAGGCGAACGCGGCAATATCATTGCGCGCCACGACCTTGAACGGATCTTGCGTGAGTACCTGACGAAAACCCTGTTCCCCAATCCGCACGGGTTGGCAGATGTACTCGTGGAACAATTGCGGGGGCAGAATTTCATTCTCTGTGACCTGGGAAATAATCATTATGCATTCGTCCATCGCACCTTCCTTGAATACTTTTGCGCTGAAGCCTTTGTTCAGCAGTTCGAAGCGAGCCTCGATCTTGCGTACCTGCGGGACCAGGTCTTCAGTGCTCATTGGCAAGATGAAGGCTGGCACGAAACGCTTTGTTTGATCGCGGGGCTCATCGGCAAAAAGTCCCCCGGCCACGTCAGGCAGATCGTCGAATTCCTGCTGGAGCAGACCGATCCAACCTACGAGTTTCACCACCTCTTTCTTGCCGCACGATGCTGCCAGGAGCTACGGAATCCTCGGACTCTTGGCGCAGTTTCTGTCGATGCGCGTACGGAGCTTGAAGGGCTTCTGCGTTTCGACTTTCCCTATTTTTATGAGGAGTGGGGAGAGGAGGCGGAGCGGTGCAATCGCTTGCATGCCAAAGCTGTGGCGGCGCTGGTCAACGCGCAGCTGCTCGACAAGCCAATAAGCTGGCTCAGTGATCGCGCCACGAAGGATGCCAATCCGGCTGTGCGGCGCGCAGCGGTGCAGGAACTCGCGCGCGGATGGAAGGACGATCCCGAGACGCAGACTCTAGTCAAAGACCGCGCCGAGCACGACGACGACAATGAGATGCGTGCAGCGGCGGTGCAGGAACTCGCGCGCAGATGGAAGAACGATCCCCACACCTTGCCATGGCTCAAAGACTTCGCTGTGAAGAAAGACAATGATGATTTGCGGCAGGTCGCAGTCCAAGAACTTGCGCGCGGGTGGAAAGACGACGCCAACACCTTGCTTTTGCTCAAAGAGCTGGCCACCAATGATACCGCAAGTGACGTGCGTTGGACTGCAATAGAGGAATTGGCGCGTGGATTGAAGCACGATCCCGGTACCTTACCGTGGCTTCGGCTGATTTGCGGAACGGACGGTGACGAATATGTTCGCTGGACCGCGGTGGAGGAACTGGCGTCCGGATGGAAGGATGACCTCGACACGCTGCCTTTGCTCAAAGAACTGGCTATGAACGATGAAAGTGGATCGGTGCGAAGGGTGGCGTTGCAGCAAGTGGTGCGCGGATGGAAGGACGATCCCGACACGTTGCCGTTGCTCAAAGACCGCGCTACGAATGATGTCGAGCATGTGCGGCTAACTGCGATCAGGGAACTGCCGCGCGTTCGGAAGGACGATCCCGCCACGCTACCGTGGCTCAAAGGTCTCTACGCGAACGAGCAGAATTGGTCTGTGCGGAACGCAGTGGTGGAAGCGCTCGCCCGTGGATGGAAGGACGATCCCGACACCTTGCCATGGCTCAAAGATCGCGCCATGAAGGATGACAATTCTAACGTTCATCAAGTGGCGGTGCAGGAAATCGCGCGCGGATGGAAGGACGATCCTGACACGATGCTGTTTCTCAAAGACCGCGCCTCGAAGCATGATACCCCGGATGTTCGGCAAGCGGCGGTGCAAGAACTCGCGCGCGGCTGGAAGGTTGATCCCGACACGCTGCCGTTGCTCAAAGACCGTGCCGCGAATGATGACGCACCGGAGGTTCGGCAAGCGGCGGTGCGAGAACTCGCGCGCGGCTGGAACGGCGAGCCCGACACCCTGCGGTTGCTCAAAGACCGCGCCGCGAATGATGCTCATCCGGAGGTTCGTCAAGCGGCGGCGCAGCAACTGGCGCGCGGGTGGAAGGACGATCCCGACACCTTGCCGTTGCTCAAAGACCGCGCCGCGAATGATGACAATTGGGCTGTGCGGCGTGCGGCGGTGCGGGAACTGGCGCGCGGGTGGAACGACGATCCCGACACCTTGCCGTTGCTCAAAGACCGCGCCACGAATGATGCCGACAATGATGTTCGGCAAGCGGCGGTGCAGGAACTGACGCGCGGGTGGAAGGACGATCCCGACACCTTGCCGTTGCTCAAAGACCGCGCCACGAATGATGCCGACA
- a CDS encoding nuclear transport factor 2 family protein: MAATDSKIEHDLRRMNTEWVAALLQRDTATLARIMAPDCTFTYPLEGDGTDQFIADVGSGDLTMESMTRDNVEVRIFGQTAVLTAVDTAKWIYNGHVIEGYYRTIHVYAERDGRWQLVAIQACPIAQ, from the coding sequence ATGGCGGCCACCGATAGCAAGATCGAACACGACCTTAGGCGAATGAACACCGAGTGGGTCGCCGCGTTGCTCCAGCGCGACACTGCGACGCTCGCGCGCATCATGGCTCCGGACTGCACCTTCACCTATCCGCTTGAAGGCGACGGCACGGACCAGTTTATCGCGGACGTAGGGTCCGGCGATCTCACCATGGAGTCTATGACCCGCGACAACGTTGAAGTGCGTATCTTCGGACAAACGGCTGTGCTGACGGCCGTCGATACTGCGAAGTGGATATACAACGGCCACGTCATCGAAGGATACTATCGAACGATTCACGTCTATGCCGAGCGGGACGGCCGATGGCAACTCGTCGCCATTCAAGCGTGCCCGATAGCGCAATGA
- a CDS encoding pentapeptide repeat-containing protein codes for MNPATVTVKKRCEWNRYCSSIAPFFPERLLEIGTNRPLLVGRCYHCEGFVCNRCASRRPHETGPGTCAFDPWELLCPLEGQTLGRGDDWIIFGGAAESICRSTGPPNDQLVSEAFSRGVVWRDDSPEAITILQLLEQAFGAYAADQRQAALDISSNLLGLLPNHVNALLMRRWALEKLHRFDEAWETLRTFLQSSQDRLTRGLGELNALNSVDSQTRNTFSTEILSALRTAAPAGKDRLVRDALSKLIAEIAPDLAPSVSGPAEAETRAPAQRPAPRPQTPEPGAVSCHRSPNLEGSPMRELVTSIPPDTLKQILSGLPQDSWHKEHWTQFVIQCRNAGGLKSLDADSFAGRVWKLPRGPELTAYSLSAQMLVEMGQAVAEKADLDLTGLFDLYAGECFLRPTRIRACFGESEDAFLAGGLAALESLKTGASLSVDELARLLNETVPGHAPLEEWAGALREYIWACPMLIESGQELGFGHKSFEEYFLARHLFRRLFDDEKPDFKLAGSRCLDLNTAIFLGELVMHSDKHSMLLEEWLRMKRQRRSLFRGADVPTFVRNLALVRLMIKNDARSLDLTDADFSDLDLNHADFSNSILAGANFRNTDLRGARFLGCDLTGATFDGSDLTGAQLDPA; via the coding sequence ATGAATCCGGCCACGGTAACAGTCAAAAAGCGCTGCGAGTGGAATCGCTACTGTTCCTCGATTGCGCCTTTTTTTCCCGAGCGCTTGTTGGAGATCGGAACGAACCGCCCGCTTTTGGTAGGCCGCTGTTACCATTGCGAAGGTTTCGTCTGCAACCGCTGTGCTTCGCGCCGGCCTCACGAGACGGGACCCGGGACTTGCGCTTTCGATCCGTGGGAGTTGCTTTGCCCGCTTGAGGGCCAAACGCTCGGGCGGGGCGACGATTGGATCATCTTTGGCGGCGCCGCGGAGTCGATCTGCCGTTCCACCGGTCCCCCAAACGACCAACTGGTAAGCGAGGCTTTTTCTCGCGGCGTCGTCTGGAGAGATGACTCTCCGGAAGCCATAACGATTCTGCAATTGCTCGAGCAAGCGTTCGGTGCTTACGCGGCAGACCAGCGCCAGGCGGCCCTCGACATCAGCTCGAACCTTCTTGGATTATTACCGAACCACGTCAATGCGTTGTTGATGCGGCGCTGGGCTCTGGAAAAGCTCCACCGATTTGATGAAGCCTGGGAAACGTTGCGTACGTTTCTGCAGTCAAGTCAGGACCGCCTCACGCGAGGGCTCGGTGAGTTGAACGCTCTCAACTCAGTGGACAGTCAAACCAGAAACACTTTTTCGACTGAGATTCTCTCCGCGCTCAGGACAGCCGCCCCGGCGGGTAAAGATAGGCTTGTGCGGGATGCGCTCTCCAAGCTCATAGCGGAAATCGCGCCGGACCTAGCGCCATCTGTAAGCGGTCCAGCCGAAGCCGAGACCAGGGCTCCGGCGCAAAGGCCGGCTCCTCGGCCCCAAACTCCCGAGCCAGGCGCTGTGTCGTGTCACCGGTCTCCGAATCTCGAGGGTTCGCCGATGCGTGAGCTGGTCACCTCGATCCCGCCTGATACGCTGAAACAAATCTTGAGCGGATTGCCGCAAGACTCCTGGCATAAGGAACATTGGACGCAGTTTGTCATTCAATGCCGAAACGCCGGAGGGCTGAAATCCCTCGACGCCGATTCGTTCGCCGGTCGCGTCTGGAAACTTCCACGAGGTCCGGAGCTGACGGCTTATTCTCTTTCCGCCCAGATGCTGGTTGAGATGGGACAAGCGGTCGCTGAAAAAGCGGACCTTGACCTGACGGGCTTGTTCGATCTGTATGCCGGCGAGTGCTTCCTTCGTCCGACGCGGATTCGCGCCTGCTTTGGTGAATCCGAAGACGCATTTCTGGCGGGGGGACTCGCGGCCTTAGAGAGCCTCAAGACAGGCGCCTCACTTAGTGTAGATGAGCTCGCCCGCCTGCTGAATGAAACCGTACCCGGGCACGCGCCGCTCGAAGAGTGGGCCGGGGCACTGAGAGAATACATATGGGCGTGCCCGATGCTGATCGAGTCCGGCCAAGAACTGGGCTTTGGTCATAAGTCCTTCGAGGAATACTTTCTTGCAAGACATTTGTTCAGACGTCTGTTTGACGACGAGAAGCCCGACTTCAAGCTCGCCGGTTCGAGGTGTCTCGATCTGAATACGGCCATCTTTCTGGGCGAGCTCGTAATGCACTCCGACAAGCACTCGATGCTGCTGGAAGAGTGGCTGCGGATGAAGCGCCAGAGACGCAGTCTTTTTCGCGGCGCGGATGTGCCGACTTTCGTCAGAAATCTCGCGCTCGTTCGGTTGATGATCAAGAACGACGCGAGATCGCTAGATCTAACCGACGCCGATTTCAGCGACCTGGATTTGAATCACGCGGACTTCAGCAATTCGATCCTCGCCGGCGCCAACTTTCGAAACACAGATCTCCGCGGAGCCAGGTTCCTGGGCTGCGACCTGACCGGCGCAACATTCGACGGAAGCGATTTGACCGGCGCCCAACTTGACCCCGCGTGA